A portion of the Stigmatella aurantiaca DW4/3-1 genome contains these proteins:
- a CDS encoding acetyl-CoA hydrolase/transferase C-terminal domain-containing protein, translated as MTSTLQERIENPFLRTKVVPVEEAVKHITDGHTIAISGFTKSGEPKTVLPALAYHFSQTAPDARITLLSGASLSEDVEGPLAPFIRKRGPYMSSAASRKRIHTGEMDFTDVHLSAFARNLMYGFYGDIDVAVVEVSRIRPDGSLILTSSVGVSVEALARAKKIILEVNTAVPDYTGFHDIVLPTVHPKVGWPLPLVNVRDRIGTPYVEFDLHKVVAVVESRTPDHPVPFKATSSTDTRIAQNVIAFLLQCREQFQWGKRLPPIQSGVGNVANAIIGELYDSPFQKIRFWTEVFQDGMLRYLEDDAKFDCASSTAVSFSAEGRQRFQHLFERCRDRLVLRPMWLSNSPEIISRLFVIAMNTPIEVDMYGHVNSTHIDGSRIVNGLGGSGDFFRNAYLSIVHTPSTRRLRDGRTVSCVMPYVRHIDHTEHDIKCVVTEHGYALNMDIRSPKRRAMDIIDRCAHPHFRPLLHAYLEMAGPGDEPRATDMKALEGWWAEYDTACRTFPASAAAGTASSGE; from the coding sequence GTGACGAGCACGCTCCAGGAGCGCATCGAGAACCCCTTCCTTCGGACGAAGGTGGTTCCGGTGGAAGAGGCGGTGAAACACATCACCGATGGCCACACCATCGCCATCAGCGGCTTCACCAAGTCGGGTGAGCCCAAGACGGTCCTCCCCGCCCTGGCGTACCACTTCTCCCAGACGGCCCCGGACGCCCGCATCACCCTGCTGTCTGGCGCCTCGCTGTCGGAGGACGTGGAGGGGCCGCTCGCCCCCTTCATCCGCAAGCGCGGGCCGTACATGTCCTCGGCCGCCTCGCGCAAGCGCATCCACACCGGGGAGATGGACTTCACCGACGTCCACCTGTCGGCGTTCGCGCGCAACCTGATGTACGGCTTCTATGGGGACATCGACGTGGCGGTGGTGGAGGTGTCGCGCATCCGCCCGGATGGCAGCCTCATCCTCACCTCCTCGGTGGGTGTCAGCGTCGAGGCGCTCGCGCGCGCCAAGAAGATCATCCTGGAGGTCAACACGGCGGTGCCCGACTACACGGGCTTCCACGACATCGTCCTGCCCACGGTCCACCCCAAGGTGGGCTGGCCGCTGCCGCTGGTGAACGTGAGGGACCGCATCGGCACCCCTTACGTGGAGTTCGACCTCCACAAGGTGGTGGCGGTCGTGGAGTCGCGCACGCCGGACCACCCGGTGCCCTTCAAGGCCACGAGCAGCACGGACACGCGCATCGCGCAGAACGTCATCGCCTTCCTGCTCCAGTGCCGCGAGCAGTTTCAGTGGGGCAAGCGCCTGCCGCCCATCCAGTCCGGGGTGGGCAACGTGGCCAATGCCATCATCGGCGAGCTGTATGACTCGCCCTTCCAGAAGATCCGGTTCTGGACCGAGGTGTTCCAGGACGGAATGCTGCGCTACCTCGAGGACGACGCGAAGTTCGACTGTGCCTCGTCCACCGCCGTGTCCTTCTCGGCCGAGGGGCGCCAGCGCTTCCAGCACCTGTTCGAGCGCTGCCGGGACCGGCTGGTGCTCCGGCCCATGTGGCTGTCCAACAGCCCGGAGATCATCTCCCGCCTGTTCGTCATCGCGATGAACACGCCCATCGAGGTGGACATGTATGGGCACGTCAACTCCACCCACATCGACGGCTCACGCATCGTCAATGGCCTGGGCGGCTCGGGAGACTTCTTCCGCAATGCCTACCTGAGCATCGTCCACACGCCCTCCACCCGGCGGCTGCGCGACGGACGGACGGTGAGCTGTGTCATGCCGTACGTGCGGCACATCGATCACACCGAGCACGACATCAAATGTGTCGTCACCGAGCACGGCTACGCCCTCAACATGGACATCCGCTCGCCGAAGCGGCGGGCCATGGACATCATCGACCGCTGCGCGCACCCGCACTTCCGGCCCCTGCTGCATGCGTACCTGGAGATGGCGGGCCCGGGGGATGAGCCCCGGGCCACGGACATGAAGGCCTTGGAGGGCTGGTGGGCGGAGTACGACACCGCTTGCCGCACCTTCCCAGCCTCGGCTGCCGCCGGGACGGCCTCCTCGGGCGAGTAG
- a CDS encoding family 16 glycosylhydrolase, with translation MALNFKKAMGSRWVLMMGVGSMLLGAPACAPEGESAPAPTGEAKQSVKAPIGQTIWLKSCLTGKFVSADGNLGANSPLVADRATTAGWEHFQVVDAGSGTIALRVSETQKYVSADTNVAGRLVADRTTIGDWERFTWVEFADGNIGLIAKSTGKYVSTDTNRGANAPLYADRTTAGCWEAFSIGIVGGGGGGGGGKWVQIWGDEFDGTAVNTANWSYITNVHVNNEQQQYTTSGNNVQVSNGTLKLIARRENNNGYPFTSGRLETAGKKQFTHGAVEARLKMPVGPGLWPAFWMLGHDINSVGWPNCGELDIMENVGYGDWVSMALHGPGYSGNTPINGRYTFPAGNGINNWHTYRVEYSPAEIKWFVDGNLYRTVTKAEVTRYGAWQYDKAQYIILNLAVGGGYPAGVNGATQPYYGVPQATADLITRTPQVFEIDYVRAFQWQ, from the coding sequence ATGGCTTTGAACTTCAAAAAGGCGATGGGAAGCCGTTGGGTCCTGATGATGGGCGTAGGCAGCATGCTGCTGGGAGCCCCCGCGTGCGCGCCCGAAGGCGAAAGTGCGCCCGCGCCCACGGGCGAGGCGAAGCAATCCGTCAAGGCCCCCATCGGGCAAACGATTTGGCTCAAGTCCTGTCTGACCGGGAAGTTTGTCTCCGCGGACGGCAACCTCGGCGCGAACTCGCCCCTGGTGGCGGACCGCGCCACGACGGCCGGCTGGGAGCATTTCCAGGTGGTTGACGCGGGCAGCGGCACCATTGCGCTGCGCGTCAGCGAGACGCAGAAGTACGTCTCGGCCGACACGAACGTGGCCGGCCGGCTCGTCGCGGACCGGACCACCATCGGTGACTGGGAGCGCTTCACGTGGGTGGAGTTCGCCGACGGCAACATCGGCCTGATTGCCAAGAGCACCGGCAAGTACGTCTCGACCGACACGAACCGTGGGGCGAACGCGCCGCTGTACGCGGACCGCACCACCGCGGGCTGCTGGGAGGCGTTCTCCATCGGCATCGTGGGCGGTGGCGGCGGCGGCGGCGGCGGCAAGTGGGTGCAGATCTGGGGCGATGAGTTCGACGGCACCGCCGTGAACACCGCCAACTGGAGCTACATCACCAACGTCCACGTCAACAACGAGCAGCAGCAGTACACGACCTCGGGCAACAACGTGCAGGTGAGCAACGGCACGCTGAAGCTCATCGCCCGCCGCGAGAACAACAACGGCTACCCCTTCACCTCCGGCCGCCTGGAGACCGCGGGCAAGAAGCAGTTCACCCACGGCGCCGTCGAGGCGCGGCTGAAGATGCCGGTGGGCCCGGGCCTGTGGCCGGCCTTCTGGATGCTGGGCCACGACATCAACTCGGTGGGCTGGCCGAACTGCGGCGAGCTCGACATCATGGAGAACGTCGGCTACGGCGACTGGGTCTCCATGGCGCTGCACGGCCCGGGTTACTCGGGCAACACGCCCATCAACGGACGCTACACGTTCCCTGCCGGCAATGGGATCAACAACTGGCACACGTACCGGGTCGAGTACTCGCCCGCCGAAATCAAGTGGTTCGTTGACGGCAACCTCTACCGGACCGTGACGAAGGCCGAGGTCACCCGGTATGGCGCCTGGCAGTATGACAAGGCCCAGTACATCATCCTGAACCTGGCGGTGGGCGGTGGCTACCCGGCCGGCGTCAACGGGGCGACCCAGCCGTACTACGGCGTGCCGCAGGCCACGGCGGACCTCATCACCCGGACGCCGCAGGTGTTCGAGATCGACTACGTGCGCGCCTTCCAGTGGCAGTAG
- a CDS encoding xanthine dehydrogenase family protein molybdopterin-binding subunit — protein MSHTQPMLIARRSFLAGLNLSVGGLALGLFSNEGLAAEPSGQTGAKPKAGSKAQETSAPGLNPNAFVHVAPDGVVTIVCHRSEMGQGIRSSLPVLIADELGADMAQVKILQADGDPIYGDQNTDGSNSVRGIYTDMRRVGATARTMLVAAAAKRWKVSPDDCEAVDHVVVHRGSQRTLGFGELALEASKQRVPKADQVKLRPKNELRRVGKHLPLIDGPAYVTGTAVFGADVRLPGMLTAMVARPPVVGGRVARFDAARALAVPGVKRVIELPVPTKPYQFQSWGGIAVLAENTWAAMKGRGALDITWEDGENASYDSEQYRQELLASVRAPGTVVRNVGDAEGALAQAARVVEAEYYVPHLSHAPMEPPVVVARVEGGTCEVWAPTQHPQAARTEAARALGLPVEKVTVHVTFLGGGFGRKSKADFVSEAVLLAREAGVPVRVQWTREDDIRHDYYHAVSTQRLSAGLDAQGKVIAWRHRTAFPPIGSIFGPVNRPAEGDLQQGVLDLALAVPNLRAEACEANAHVRIGWLRSVYNIFHAFSVNSFIDEIAHTRGEDPRDVLLEMYGPPRVVNTLEALGIKSLRNYGRPLEEHPIDVGRMRNVIERVTQLARWDERKKDGRALGLAAHRSFLSYVAVVASVIRGPGGKLAVDEAWLVIDAGTVINPDRARSQMEGSIIFGMSVAMYGAITMKGGAVQQSNFHDYRLMRIGEAPRKINVEIVPSEALPGGIGEPGVPPVAPAIANALFALTGTRVRELPLSRIPPVS, from the coding sequence ATGAGCCACACGCAGCCCATGCTGATCGCCCGCCGCTCCTTCCTCGCGGGCTTGAACCTGTCCGTGGGAGGCCTGGCCCTTGGCCTCTTCTCGAACGAGGGCCTGGCAGCCGAGCCCTCGGGGCAAACCGGGGCCAAGCCCAAGGCGGGCTCCAAGGCCCAGGAGACATCCGCCCCGGGCCTGAACCCAAACGCCTTCGTGCACGTCGCTCCCGATGGCGTGGTCACCATCGTCTGCCACCGCTCCGAGATGGGACAGGGCATCCGCAGCTCGCTGCCCGTGCTGATCGCCGATGAGCTGGGCGCGGACATGGCCCAGGTGAAGATCCTCCAGGCCGATGGCGATCCGATTTACGGCGACCAGAACACCGACGGCTCGAACAGCGTGCGAGGCATCTACACGGACATGCGCCGCGTGGGCGCCACCGCGCGCACGATGCTCGTCGCCGCCGCGGCGAAGCGCTGGAAGGTGTCTCCCGACGACTGCGAGGCGGTGGACCACGTCGTGGTCCATCGCGGAAGCCAACGCACACTCGGCTTCGGCGAGCTCGCGCTCGAGGCCAGCAAGCAGCGCGTTCCCAAAGCCGATCAGGTCAAACTGCGCCCGAAGAACGAGCTGCGCCGCGTCGGCAAGCACCTGCCCCTCATCGATGGGCCCGCCTACGTCACCGGGACCGCGGTGTTCGGCGCCGACGTCCGGTTGCCCGGCATGCTCACGGCGATGGTCGCCCGGCCCCCCGTCGTGGGCGGCCGCGTGGCCCGGTTCGACGCGGCCCGCGCGCTCGCGGTGCCCGGGGTGAAGCGCGTCATCGAGCTGCCCGTGCCCACGAAGCCCTACCAGTTCCAATCCTGGGGCGGGATCGCCGTCCTCGCGGAGAACACCTGGGCGGCGATGAAGGGCCGCGGCGCGCTCGACATCACCTGGGAGGATGGAGAGAACGCTTCCTACGACTCCGAGCAGTACCGCCAGGAGCTGCTCGCCTCCGTCCGCGCGCCCGGCACCGTGGTCCGCAACGTCGGCGATGCCGAGGGCGCGCTGGCCCAGGCCGCGCGCGTGGTGGAGGCCGAGTACTACGTGCCCCACCTCTCACACGCGCCGATGGAGCCCCCCGTCGTGGTCGCTCGCGTCGAGGGCGGCACCTGCGAGGTGTGGGCGCCCACGCAGCACCCGCAGGCGGCCCGCACGGAGGCCGCGCGCGCGCTCGGGCTCCCCGTCGAGAAGGTCACCGTGCACGTGACGTTCCTGGGAGGAGGCTTCGGGCGCAAGTCCAAGGCGGACTTCGTCTCCGAGGCCGTCCTGCTGGCCCGGGAGGCCGGGGTGCCCGTGCGCGTGCAGTGGACGCGCGAGGACGACATCCGGCACGACTACTACCACGCCGTCAGCACCCAGCGCCTGAGCGCGGGGCTCGACGCGCAGGGCAAGGTCATCGCCTGGCGGCACCGCACGGCGTTCCCGCCGATTGGCTCCATCTTCGGGCCCGTCAACCGCCCGGCCGAGGGCGATTTGCAGCAGGGCGTGCTGGACCTGGCGCTGGCGGTTCCCAACCTGCGCGCGGAGGCCTGCGAGGCGAACGCCCACGTGCGCATCGGCTGGCTCCGGTCCGTCTACAACATCTTCCACGCGTTCTCGGTCAACTCCTTCATCGATGAGATCGCCCACACCCGGGGCGAGGACCCCCGGGACGTCCTGCTGGAGATGTACGGCCCGCCACGGGTGGTCAACACCCTGGAGGCGCTGGGCATCAAGAGCCTCCGGAACTACGGCAGGCCCCTGGAAGAGCACCCCATCGACGTGGGCCGGATGCGCAACGTCATCGAGCGCGTCACGCAGTTGGCCCGGTGGGATGAGCGGAAGAAGGACGGCCGGGCGCTGGGCCTCGCGGCCCACCGCAGCTTCCTGAGCTACGTGGCGGTGGTGGCCTCGGTGATCCGGGGCCCCGGCGGCAAGCTCGCGGTGGACGAGGCCTGGCTCGTCATCGATGCCGGCACGGTCATCAACCCGGACCGCGCGCGCTCCCAGATGGAGGGCTCGATCATCTTCGGCATGAGCGTGGCGATGTACGGTGCCATCACGATGAAGGGCGGCGCCGTCCAGCAATCCAACTTCCACGACTACCGGCTGATGCGCATCGGCGAGGCGCCTCGAAAGATCAACGTCGAGATCGTCCCCAGCGAGGCCCTGCCAGGGGGCATTGGCGAGCCCGGGGTACCACCCGTCGCCCCGGCCATCGCCAACGCCCTCTTCGCGCTCACGGGCACGCGGGTCCGCGAGCTGCCCCTCTCACGGATTCCTCCCGTGAGCTGA
- a CDS encoding (2Fe-2S)-binding protein gives MTIRVRINGVDQELDVDPEMPLLWALRDVLGLTGTKYGCGQALCGACTVHLDGQVVRACVTPVRRAADRSVTTIEGLSKDGSHPLQRAWVDLGVPQCGFCQAGQLMSAAALLAEKPKPTNAEIDQSLAGNLCRCGTYTRIRAAVKKAAGLPEEG, from the coding sequence ATGACCATTCGAGTCCGTATCAACGGTGTGGACCAGGAACTCGACGTCGATCCCGAGATGCCACTGCTCTGGGCCCTGCGCGATGTGCTCGGCCTGACCGGAACGAAGTACGGCTGTGGCCAGGCCCTGTGCGGGGCGTGCACCGTCCACCTGGATGGACAGGTGGTCCGCGCCTGCGTGACGCCCGTCCGCCGTGCGGCCGATCGCTCGGTCACCACGATCGAGGGGCTGTCGAAGGACGGAAGCCATCCGCTGCAACGGGCCTGGGTCGACCTGGGCGTGCCGCAGTGCGGGTTCTGCCAGGCGGGCCAGCTCATGAGCGCGGCGGCCCTGCTCGCCGAGAAGCCGAAGCCCACCAACGCCGAGATCGACCAATCGCTGGCGGGCAACCTGTGCCGGTGCGGCACGTACACGCGCATTCGCGCGGCCGTGAAGAAGGCCGCGGGCCTGCCCGAGGAGGGGTGA
- a CDS encoding DUF4388 domain-containing protein has protein sequence MFPAPSHVLRQREGTLAEMPFPLLLNALAAEERTCTLELKVRQREKRITFEDGAPVACVSNLLHETLGKFLVEKGKLGEADYQKALSESIQTGQAIGTLLVQKGLLSPFDLYKQLQANLGLSLLDCFRWTDARYRLIADAEPPDTSVRTNTAQLILTGVASVMPSDAVATHFRFTEEQRFAQVPGGEGPKLSAKDARLLQALRLRPTFPELVDRTGLDMDSAMRRLFALCVIGVADFADAVDARPAPAVAPAPVVLEPEPVVPAGPTGTPFSDEDEAVRDGLISAFLAHRSQDPFTLLGVPEDVQPLTLRKAFLTLADRFNPLRFQTVELKEKAEVLLAAYARAFGVLSEPDLAALWRKRRAAAREKERGSNRPTTAEQFRIKTDMLDGRTQFTQGKARLEAQNFAGAFEYFEYACDIEPRPLHLAYRAWARYLMKPESNGAQVLQELRDVLRQEAGLEEAWYFLGEVCRGESQWEQAEDAYRKAFKLNPKNRRYADLVQETMKRTKR, from the coding sequence ATGTTCCCCGCCCCATCCCATGTGCTGCGTCAGCGAGAGGGGACACTTGCCGAGATGCCCTTCCCGCTGCTCTTGAATGCGCTGGCGGCGGAGGAGCGCACGTGCACGCTGGAGCTGAAGGTCCGCCAGCGCGAGAAGCGCATCACCTTCGAGGACGGGGCCCCCGTGGCCTGCGTCTCGAACCTGCTGCACGAGACGCTGGGGAAGTTCCTGGTGGAGAAGGGGAAGCTCGGCGAGGCCGACTACCAGAAGGCGCTCTCGGAGAGCATCCAGACGGGGCAAGCCATCGGGACGTTGCTGGTGCAGAAGGGGCTGCTGAGCCCCTTTGACTTGTACAAGCAGCTCCAGGCGAACCTGGGGTTGAGCCTGCTGGATTGCTTCCGGTGGACGGATGCGCGCTACCGGCTGATCGCCGACGCGGAGCCACCGGACACGAGCGTGCGGACGAACACCGCGCAGCTCATCCTCACCGGCGTGGCGAGCGTGATGCCCTCCGATGCGGTGGCCACGCACTTCCGGTTCACCGAGGAGCAGCGGTTCGCACAGGTGCCGGGAGGCGAGGGGCCGAAGCTGTCGGCGAAGGATGCGCGGCTGTTGCAGGCCTTGAGGCTGCGGCCCACGTTTCCGGAGTTGGTGGATCGCACGGGCCTCGACATGGACTCGGCGATGCGCCGGCTCTTCGCCCTGTGTGTCATCGGGGTGGCGGACTTCGCGGACGCGGTGGATGCCCGGCCCGCGCCCGCGGTGGCCCCCGCGCCCGTGGTGCTCGAGCCCGAGCCCGTGGTGCCCGCCGGGCCCACGGGGACACCGTTCTCGGATGAGGACGAGGCGGTGCGCGACGGGCTGATCAGCGCCTTCCTGGCGCATCGCAGCCAGGACCCCTTCACGCTCCTGGGGGTGCCCGAGGACGTGCAGCCGCTGACGTTGCGCAAGGCGTTCCTGACGCTGGCGGACCGCTTCAACCCGTTGCGCTTCCAGACGGTGGAGTTGAAGGAGAAGGCGGAGGTGCTGCTGGCGGCCTACGCCCGCGCATTCGGGGTGTTGTCGGAGCCGGATCTGGCGGCGCTGTGGCGCAAGCGGCGGGCGGCGGCGCGGGAGAAGGAGCGGGGCTCGAACCGGCCGACGACGGCGGAGCAGTTCCGGATCAAAACGGACATGCTGGATGGGCGCACCCAGTTCACCCAGGGCAAGGCGAGGCTCGAGGCGCAGAACTTCGCGGGGGCCTTCGAGTACTTCGAGTATGCGTGTGACATCGAGCCCCGGCCGCTGCACCTGGCCTACCGGGCGTGGGCGCGCTACCTGATGAAGCCGGAGTCGAACGGCGCCCAGGTGCTCCAGGAGTTGAGGGATGTGCTGCGCCAGGAGGCGGGGCTGGAGGAGGCCTGGTACTTCTTGGGCGAGGTGTGCCGGGGCGAGTCCCAGTGGGAGCAGGCGGAGGACGCCTACCGCAAGGCCTTCAAGTTGAATCCGAAGAACCGGCGCTACGCGGACCTCGTGCAGGAGACGATGAAGCGCACGAAGCGGTGA
- a CDS encoding HEAT repeat domain-containing protein, with protein MTRLSFARMNALSPWMLTLCLLGPVLPAAGAASSSDEAPLLQAGSCSVEGLMAQIRQGLGSTSEAYKNYLRRLLNESAVLLPASELQAAFERETDPALAEHLAAALVARTERGLESSAMDAVARRALGDANPAVRAATVRALRRTGALERTGELYERLVRDSSPEVRQEAARNLIEDNREVYGGRDNRATDAAVMAAANSTDPQVTAQILGQLETGAVGAGAARKLEQLLRSDAPEIRGAAAMALGGVPASEMGSARESLLGMYRDETEPGVRKAILESVARLGFSSAVPELQRLRGVDPSLAPEIDAWIHVLGMNHQEWSLILREKQRLQQAR; from the coding sequence ATGACACGCCTCTCTTTCGCACGCATGAACGCGCTGTCCCCCTGGATGCTCACCCTCTGTCTGCTTGGACCGGTCCTGCCGGCCGCGGGCGCGGCAAGCTCTTCGGACGAGGCCCCCCTGCTCCAGGCGGGGAGCTGCTCGGTCGAGGGATTGATGGCGCAGATCCGCCAAGGCCTTGGCTCGACCTCGGAGGCCTACAAGAATTACCTCCGCCGGCTCCTGAATGAGTCCGCCGTCCTCCTGCCCGCCAGCGAGCTTCAGGCGGCCTTCGAGCGCGAAACCGACCCCGCCCTGGCCGAGCACCTCGCCGCGGCCCTCGTCGCGCGAACCGAGCGGGGGCTCGAGTCCTCCGCGATGGACGCCGTGGCCCGGCGGGCCCTGGGAGACGCCAACCCGGCGGTCCGCGCCGCCACGGTCCGGGCGCTCCGGCGCACGGGGGCTCTGGAGCGGACAGGGGAGCTGTATGAGCGCCTGGTCCGGGACAGCTCGCCCGAGGTGCGCCAGGAGGCCGCGCGCAACCTCATCGAAGACAACCGGGAGGTCTACGGGGGGCGCGACAACCGGGCGACGGATGCCGCGGTGATGGCGGCCGCCAACTCGACGGATCCCCAGGTGACCGCGCAAATCCTCGGCCAGTTGGAAACGGGCGCGGTGGGCGCGGGCGCCGCACGCAAGCTGGAGCAATTGCTGCGCAGTGACGCTCCCGAGATTCGCGGGGCGGCGGCCATGGCGCTGGGGGGTGTCCCCGCTTCGGAGATGGGCAGCGCGCGCGAGTCACTGCTGGGCATGTACCGGGATGAGACGGAACCGGGGGTGCGCAAGGCCATCCTCGAGAGCGTCGCCCGGCTGGGCTTCTCCAGCGCGGTGCCCGAACTCCAGCGGCTGCGGGGCGTCGATCCCAGCCTCGCGCCCGAGATCGACGCGTGGATTCACGTGCTCGGAATGAACCACCAGGAGTGGAGCCTGATCCTGAGGGAGAAGCAACGGCTGCAACAGGCTCGATGA